A part of Limihaloglobus sulfuriphilus genomic DNA contains:
- a CDS encoding type II toxin-antitoxin system RelB/DinJ family antitoxin, with amino-acid sequence MSIVTINAKIDSETKNAAKSVLNDLGLNMSEAINLFFKQVVYTKSIPFELKLPNKTTLETFKNTDNGRDLHRVSDVNHLAEELND; translated from the coding sequence ATGAGCATTGTAACAATAAACGCAAAGATAGACAGTGAGACCAAGAACGCGGCAAAAAGCGTCTTGAATGACCTTGGGTTGAACATGTCTGAAGCTATCAACCTGTTCTTCAAGCAGGTGGTTTATACCAAAAGTATCCCTTTTGAGCTGAAACTGCCCAACAAAACAACCCTTGAGACGTTCAAAAACACAGATAACGGCCGCGACCTGCACCGTGTCTCTGATGTCAACCACCTCGCTGAGGAACTCAACGATTGA
- the gatB gene encoding Asp-tRNA(Asn)/Glu-tRNA(Gln) amidotransferase subunit GatB: MSDLKYKAIIGLEIHVHLNTKTKMFCSCPLEYGGEPNTCVCPVCLGMPGVLPVMNKKAYEYAVLAGLALNCNIPRYTKWDRKSYYYPDLPKNYQISQYDLPMSEHGYIEIPTKEGDVKKIRITRAHLEEDAGKNTHSGSFSQVDLNRAGTPLLEIVTEPDLSNGFEVRELAVQLQRIIRYLGVSQADMQKGHMRFEPNVNLHISRGGEKYKTPIAEIKNLNSFKALELSVEYEIKRQLGEFVENGVTMETGQKTTRGWDADREVTLHQRSKEAANDYRYFPDPDLVPVELDDEWFEDIKSRMCELPLAREMRFVSEYGLSEYDAGVLTAERDMADYFEDAVRGGADPKRLCNILTQTGFKLAKDAGKSFVELGVSAAAMAKLCVMTDEGTVNATAASSILEKMAADGGDPEKLAEQLNLIQKSDAGELEGIVDAVLSENSKAVEDVLSGGKKSGKARGFLMGQVMQKTKGQANPKVVNQLLGEKLRIKN, encoded by the coding sequence ATGAGCGACTTAAAATATAAAGCTATTATCGGTCTTGAGATACATGTTCATTTGAACACAAAAACCAAGATGTTCTGCAGTTGTCCTCTTGAGTACGGCGGCGAGCCGAATACCTGTGTGTGTCCGGTGTGTCTTGGTATGCCGGGCGTGTTGCCGGTGATGAACAAAAAGGCGTACGAGTATGCCGTGCTGGCGGGGCTGGCGCTGAACTGCAACATTCCCCGCTACACCAAATGGGACCGTAAAAGCTACTATTATCCGGACTTACCGAAAAATTACCAGATCAGCCAGTACGATTTGCCGATGAGCGAGCATGGATATATCGAGATTCCAACAAAAGAGGGCGATGTGAAAAAAATCCGCATCACCCGTGCGCATCTCGAAGAAGACGCCGGCAAAAACACCCACTCTGGCAGCTTCTCTCAGGTTGACCTGAACCGTGCCGGCACGCCGCTGTTGGAAATCGTTACCGAGCCTGACCTTAGCAACGGTTTTGAGGTGCGTGAGCTTGCAGTGCAGCTGCAGCGGATTATCCGCTATCTGGGTGTATCGCAGGCCGACATGCAGAAGGGGCACATGCGGTTCGAGCCCAACGTGAACCTGCACATCAGCCGCGGCGGCGAGAAATACAAGACCCCCATTGCTGAGATTAAAAATCTTAACAGCTTTAAAGCACTTGAGTTAAGTGTAGAATATGAGATAAAACGCCAGCTCGGGGAATTTGTTGAAAACGGGGTAACAATGGAAACCGGCCAGAAGACCACCCGCGGCTGGGATGCCGACCGCGAGGTTACTCTCCACCAGCGCAGCAAAGAAGCCGCCAACGATTACCGTTACTTCCCCGATCCGGACCTTGTGCCGGTAGAGCTGGACGATGAATGGTTTGAGGACATCAAATCCCGTATGTGCGAGCTGCCCCTGGCGCGTGAGATGCGTTTCGTAAGTGAATACGGCTTGAGCGAATATGACGCAGGAGTCCTGACTGCGGAGCGAGATATGGCGGATTACTTCGAAGACGCGGTCAGGGGCGGGGCCGACCCAAAGCGGCTTTGCAATATCCTGACCCAGACGGGTTTCAAGCTGGCCAAAGACGCCGGCAAAAGTTTCGTTGAACTTGGCGTATCTGCCGCGGCGATGGCGAAATTATGCGTGATGACCGATGAGGGCACAGTAAACGCAACCGCCGCGAGCAGCATTCTGGAGAAGATGGCGGCTGACGGCGGAGACCCGGAAAAACTGGCCGAACAGCTCAACCTGATCCAGAAAAGCGATGCCGGCGAGCTTGAAGGTATTGTTGACGCGGTACTTTCTGAGAACTCCAAGGCGGTAGAGGACGTATTGAGCGGAGGTAAGAAGTCCGGCAAGGCCCGCGGCTTCCTGATGGGCCAGGTAATGCAGAAGACAAAAGGCCAGGCCAACCCTAAGGTGGTTAATCAGTTGCTGGGTGAGAAATTGAGAATTAAGAATTGA